DNA sequence from the Colletotrichum destructivum chromosome 9, complete sequence genome:
CACCAGGAGAATGAATGCACCTGCGCTACTGAAACCAGGGGGCATCTGTCCAAGATTCCAAGTGGCGGTTTTGCTCATGGATTAATTGGTTCCTACAGCCTGCGTCTTAGAAGCCGCATGGCGCCCTTTTGTCGAATGTTAAAGCCATGGGTTTTTCTAGAATGGCGAGCGGTTATTGAAACCTACCTATGGTTACCGACTCGGTGGTCTCGTACAATGATATTGCGACACATCTGGCCAGAGCCGGCTCTCAACGGCCGAAAAGCACACGTGAAGCTTGCGGCGCTggctcctccaccgcccgGCCAAAACTGGGTCTACTGACTCGGGCCGGCAATGGTCGGGAATCGCATCATCGCAGCCCCAGCATTGCTGCACGCGGAGGAGACGGAAGCACGTGTCCACGTGTCCACCAGCATGAGCATCGGACGTCCGCCATGGCTAGGGGCaatgtttttttttgcgtTGGCCTACGAATCTTGGTGGCAGTCATGTGCAACCAGTTGAGCACTTCACGAGGTTGCGAAAGTTGTTGGCGAAGAACACATTCATCATCACatgctttttttttcccctttcacCCTCCCAAATGCGCCTATGCGACGGACCATATGCGCATCTCACACCGCGAATCATAACCCTTCATACCAAAGCGGTATCAATGTTCTGTTTCCCCCATGAGTCTCTCACCTTTTCTTCTTGGAAATATTCGATCATATGCAAGATAAATGGTCATATTCTCGTTTCCTACGGCAACGCTACATTTGGCGCGCATCCAGGTCCAGCATCCAATGGCCGATACAGCTGGTAGGTATGGTACAGGGTATTACCGACAAGACAATGTCCACCACGACCGTCGCGACAAATTTACaacttggccttggtctgGGCCTTCTTCAGAATGGGCTCCATCTTGGTGGCCTTCATGACATCGCCCTTGATCTTGAGCTTGCCCGACATAAAGAGCTTCTGCGCGTTGGCCTtgccctggacgaggttgCCAAAGTCGGCGTCGGACAGAGACAGTGTGACTGGTGCGAACATGTCAGATTAGGGCTTCAGCGCACGCCTTATTGAGTCCACAATACATACCGGTAGGCTTCTGGCCAGTGCCCTTGCCAacctcgcccttctccttgaggTCAATGTGCCAGCTATCGgtctcgccggccgcgtTCTTCAGGGTAAAGGCGAAGATGGCGTTGCCCTGCTTGATGGCGTCCTTGCGATCGGGCTCGCTGGCGCCGAGTACGGagttgatggcgtcgaaaGCGGCCGAAGAAGGAAACTTATCTGCGGGCACATGACGTTAgcgctgggcgacgaggggggaAGTCCCATGTGATCGAGTACATACCGTTGGCGAGACCCATGTTGACTGTTTGTTTTGGGGGTATTTGGTGGGTTTGAGTAGGAGAGTGATGGAATCTGTATGTTTGGGTATAGGGGATCGCGAAAGATTACCGAAACGCGGGGGGGGATGGCCGGATAGTTTAAATACTGGCAAGATGGCAACGGTTAAGCCGTGCGCCGGAGGTTTGGGGGGTGTGGAGGACTCGCCGGACGGAGGAACAAAGAGACAGATGCGGTACATCGAAAGCTGGATGACGCTCAGTTGTCGCATGTGAACCTCGGCGATTTGGTTCAGCGTCATGTGCACCCAGACTCCACCCATCCAGAGTACCCAAGGTACCTACATCGTAAGGTGAGAGTATCTGTAGGCACTAACCCCAGCTGGAGACTTGCGACAGGCCTGCCATGGTTCACTGGAATGCCCCATAGCTGCCACTGCCTGCTACAGAATTGAGCGCCCCAGTGTTTGCCTTGGGTACGTACATCTTTCATAGACGAGGCCCCGCTCGGTTGACGGCCCCAGCCGAATCCGAGCACTGCTGACCGTACCTAAGTCCACAGGTGGCTGGCTACCTACCCAGGTGCAGTGCCTATCTAACGCGCATCAAGCCACTCTTTATCCACCAGTCATCACCAACTTTGGACCGGCGTCGCCATTGACATCTGCATTCTGGAACTTCCATTCTTTCTCCTTGGCGAGTCGCGGGCGGTGTGTCCAAAGCCGGACCGCCGCGGCACTCTACCTTATTTTGCTTAATTTCCGCTTCTAGTAACCAGACTAATTTGCGGGTCATTGACGCCACTGCATGTTCGACGTCTCAATTCAATGGCTTCTGGTCTCTTGCAATGTCATGGATCTGGCCCAGCGCCCTTCAAGCCACTATGATGGCTCCAGAACCCAGCCAACTCTCTTCACCTCAGCCTAATTCTTTCGTTGTTTCGCGGAGACCGAGGCACGATGAAAGACACGAGGCTGGTCAAAAGCCCGAAAACCGCCTCAGACAAGacgagacaagacaagacaatCCCGGCTTTGCGGTCCATTTACACAAACAAGCTTCAGACAACCCAGCACACATGAGCGAATTGCATTCTGCATCCGGTTTCGATTTCATGCTGACGCGGTTCAAACGACTGCGTACAACGATCTTGGTTGCTGCCTCTTGCCGATGGCAAGTAATTGATCCAGATCCCGACAATCATCCCATGCCTCATTGACAGCAGCCGAGGGAAGTTTGAATAATTGAAAGCGGGGGGCGGCCGACCCAGAAACTCTTCGGCCGAGTTGGTTAGCACTGACGAGAACGAGTCCGAGTGCGGTCATGCATTGTGACAAAGGACTTAAGAGTCAAGACCATCGACAAAGGGGCCCTTGCTGGAACCATCAAAGGGGCCTCGACGCAAGTTGGTGCGACGTTTCGTTCGGTCAGTTCGTCCGACTACACTTCGGTCCCCAAGTTCTGGTATCGGTATACGCTACATTGCTACATTCGCACCGCCTACATTTCGTTTGTGTCGTCGTGCCGCAACATGCGACCCCTGTCTGAAGTTCAGGACGAGCGCCTGTCCTCAACTGCGGGCCCTTTTGGGACGCCGCCGCACAGCCAACCGCGACCACTACACCTCAAGCGCCCGAGTCCCTCAGATACGCGGCAACGACGCCGCCCCACGACCCCGGGTTATCCCTCGCATACACCTCCCAcacggcgccgcccgtcttGTCGTACAGAAGGATCGTCGTACTCTTCGTGCTCAAGCCGAACCAATACGTGGACTTGGCGCTGTCGGCGAACGCCTGATTGGTCATGCAAATGCCTCCCGTGTTTTCGCATTGCGGGTTATGCCACTGGTTGTCGTTCATTCCGTTGAAGAACGCCCACAGAGCCGACCCGTGGATCACGATCTTGGAACTGCCCGTCATGTAGTGGCCCCACGACCGGAAGCAGTGGTCACTGTTGCCCTGCCCCTGAGCTGCACAGTTGCTGAAGTCAGGGTCGCCGTATGCCGGTTTTACCGTCCAGGGGCTCGGCGCCCTTAGAGGAGTACCTTGTCCCTGCCAATACGCGCTCTCTGTCTGCTCCAACGAGATGTAAACGTTCTGCGCGTTGTGGAGATTGTATTGATACAAGACGCAGTGCTCGAAGCTGGTTCCGACCAGCCACGTGGGCTTGGTGCTCTCGATGAGCGCGCCACGCCCGACGGCAATGTTCTGCGCGCCGCCAAAGGTGTCGAGCGAGTGGTCAGCCACCCAGCCCCAGACATTCTCCAAGTAGGCAGAGGCAGTCGAAGTGACGTGCATCAGCGCGAAGGCGGCCTTGCAGGCGGCCGGGTTCCCGCCGACACAattggtgttggtgatggaGTGCCtggtgccgccgacgcggaAGACGCTGCTCCAGATGCCAACGTCGCCGGGCTTGGATCCCGCCATATTTACCTGCACGAGGGTTGCGCCCTGGAGaacgtcgccgacctcgacagTGATGTCGGTGATCTGCGCAACGCCCGTCTCACCGGGGTTGCCGACCTTGAGAATGGGCTGAGGGTCGTCGGGGTTCCACCATCGCGATCCGATACCTGTCAACGTTAGCACTCTGTCCCAAAGAAGGCTTGCGTTTCCCAAGCTAAGGACGTACCGTTAAAGATGCTGAGGGTCTCGCCAATAAGCCTCGTGCCGGGAGGAACGTAGATTGTCTCCTTGGTGAGGTAAATGCCCTGGGGCACGAAGATGATCTTGCAACCTTTGTACTTCTGCAGGATGGCGTTGATGTTCGGCCCGTCATCGCGGTTGTTGTCTCCGTAGACAGGATACTGCGGGTCGCCCTTCAAGCTAACAAACTGATCCAGGGCATACTTCTCGTATTGAGGTAGCGGGGCGGTGAAGTATTTGCCCGCAGATAACAACCCAGCCGGGCGCTCGATTGGATATGTCGTGCCGCGCTGCAGGTTGTTCGAGTTGACGTAGCCCATGACCCACGTCTGGCCCGCCGCGACCGAGCCGGCCCTCAGGGTCGACCCATCGCTCGCCGACTTGACGGCTGTCGCGTCGGTGACCTGGAAGTTGTCGATGACGAGCGAGTTCTGGCCGTACCCCGTCACCAGGTTGTTGACGCCGGCGTTACAGGCGCGGACGCTCGAATCCACGAGCGAGACGACGCCCGTCTTGTTGCGGCCCATGTCAATGCCGAAGTTGCAGTTGGCGAACGTGACGCCCTGCACGACGGCAACGTAAACGCTGTCCATCGAGATGCCGACATTGCAGCCGTTGAAGGAGAGGTTCTTGAACTGGTACTGCTGGCCATTGACCCGGATGCCGATGGCACCGCCCTCGAATTGCTGTATATTGTGTCAGCCCACCTcgtttcccttccctttgGGATGTTGGTACTATAAAAACGAAGGGAAAATGAAGGGAGAGGGGCAAAACTTACACTATCACTGATCAGAATCCCAGAGCCGCCCTGGTTCATCGTGATACCGACATGGCTCGAGAAATTAGGCATGCGGATCTTGACATTGGACAGAGAGCACCCCTGCGAGACGCTCCAGTCGATGCCCACGGCCGGCACGCCCGTGCCGACCTCAGtggtgtcgacgacgacgttgcgTACCGCCATGAGGAAGTTCTTGGTCGCGGACCCGTCGCCCTGGTGCGCGTCGTAGCCGTTGATGACGGGCTGGCCGCCGAGCGCGGggtcggcgatgaggacggGCGGGTTGAGtgcgtcgccgacgagaaagGTCGTCACGAGCATCTGGATCGGCTTTTTGATGCGATACCGGCCCGGCGGTATGTAGACGTAGGCCGGGCGGGTCGTCACGGTGTTGCCCGTCCGGGTCCATGCTGCCGGAAGATATCAGTCAGGTTGTGTTGGTAGCGAGGTCTCTGCAAACAGCTTTTCGCGCGCGTGCgcgtacacacacacacacacacacacgtacCTTCGATGGCGAAATTGAAGGCGTCGGACGAGTCCCTGACGCCAGTGTTGTCCGCGCCGTACTGAACCGCCGTGCGGTAGTACTGGAACGTCGGGTCAGAGCTCGTGGGCGCCGTGCCGTTAtggtcgatggcggcgcgccACCAGGTCGACGGGTTGCTCTCAATGGGGCCGGAGCACGTCTGTCGAGACTCGAGGATGCTTGCGGCGTCATTGGGTTGGGGGTGGGCAACGGCCCCGATGCCGAGCgtgacgaggagggcgagaagctTCATGTTGGCTTTGGGTTTCTGGCTCAGCTACCGATCCTCAGTGCGCATCTCAAGCTTGGGGTGCGTCTCATGGTGGGGTACTTATAGGTGTTGGAATCATGATGCCGCTCTTCagctcatcatcgtcaagcATTGCCATGGTCAATTTCCAGCTAGTGAAATAGGCTAGTTCATCTTCAcggccagaagaagaagaagaagacacaACCCCCGGGCGTATAGTTCGCTTCCTGCGTGTGTCTGAATAATCGCCCAGCCCGCTTAGTCCCGCAACCGCACGCAGCAAGGGTTCGAGGGCCCAGAGCCAGTTCCAAAGCTCCACCGCGGAGGAAATGATGGGTTCATTGACAATTACCGTTGTATTTC
Encoded proteins:
- a CDS encoding Putative pectate lyase superfamily protein, with the translated sequence MKLLALLVTLGIGAVAHPQPNDAASILESRQTCSGPIESNPSTWWRAAIDHNGTAPTSSDPTFQYYRTAVQYGADNTGVRDSSDAFNFAIEAWTRTGNTVTTRPAYVYIPPGRYRIKKPIQMLVTTFLVGDALNPPVLIADPALGGQPVINGYDAHQGDGSATKNFLMAVRNVVVDTTEVGTGVPAVGIDWSVSQGCSLSNVKIRMPNFSSHVGITMNQGGSGILISDSQFEGGAIGIRVNGQQYQFKNLSFNGCNVGISMDSVYVAVVQGVTFANCNFGIDMGRNKTGVVSLVDSSVRACNAGVNNLVTGYGQNSLVIDNFQVTDATAVKSASDGSTLRAGSVAAGQTWVMGYVNSNNLQRGTTYPIERPAGLLSAGKYFTAPLPQYEKYALDQFVSLKGDPQYPVYGDNNRDDGPNINAILQKYKGCKIIFVPQGIYLTKETIYVPPGTRLIGETLSIFNGIGSRWWNPDDPQPILKVGNPGETGVAQITDITVEVGDVLQGATLVQVNMAGSKPGDVGIWSSVFRVGGTRHSITNTNCVGGNPAACKAAFALMHVTSTASAYLENVWGWVADHSLDTFGGAQNIAVGRGALIESTKPTWLVGTSFEHCVLYQYNLHNAQNVYISLEQTESAYWQGQGTPLRAPSPWTVKPAYGDPDFSNCAAQGQGNSDHCFRSWGHYMTGSSKIVIHGSALWAFFNGMNDNQWHNPQCENTGGICMTNQAFADSAKSTYWFGLSTKSTTILLYDKTGGAVWEVYARDNPGSWGGVVAAYLRDSGA
- a CDS encoding Putative lipid-binding protein POX18/UbiT/NSL-TP1, with the protein product MGLANDKFPSSAAFDAINSVLGASEPDRKDAIKQGNAIFAFTLKNAAGETDSWHIDLKEKGEVGKGTGQKPTVTLSLSDADFGNLVQGKANAQKLFMSGKLKIKGDVMKATKMEPILKKAQTKAKL